In Pleurocapsa sp. PCC 7319, the following are encoded in one genomic region:
- a CDS encoding PsbP-related protein, which translates to MSNLKTILGSGTLLIVVAGAGYYYWHLESSLNQALDTDYYETDRAQFSLLYRHSTHGVEMKYPSSWELNQPNQDWGTIAKFTPQKSESLLVVPKLTIKVEKSPQSKSLDEYTTNTVYLITQLPQAKILDSRPIQFDHKPAHKVIYFARNPDNNEELKNLQIWIFNGDRIYTLTFQASIDQYDNYAESVENEMFPSVKITSEQ; encoded by the coding sequence GTGTCGAACTTAAAAACTATTTTGGGCAGTGGAACTTTATTAATAGTTGTTGCGGGAGCCGGATATTATTATTGGCACTTGGAAAGTTCTCTTAATCAAGCACTAGATACTGATTACTACGAAACAGATCGGGCTCAATTCTCTTTACTCTATCGCCATTCTACTCATGGGGTTGAGATGAAATATCCTTCTAGTTGGGAACTTAATCAACCAAATCAAGATTGGGGAACCATAGCTAAATTTACGCCCCAAAAAAGTGAGTCCTTATTGGTTGTTCCAAAATTAACCATTAAGGTTGAGAAGTCTCCTCAATCCAAATCCTTAGATGAATATACGACTAATACTGTTTATTTAATTACCCAATTACCTCAAGCTAAAATTCTTGATTCTCGTCCGATTCAGTTTGACCACAAACCAGCTCATAAAGTAATTTACTTTGCTAGAAACCCAGATAATAATGAGGAATTAAAAAATCTGCAAATTTGGATATTCAATGGCGATCGCATCTATACCTTAACTTTTCAAGCGAGTATAGATCAGTATGATAATTATGCTGAATCTGTAGAAAATGAAATGTTTCCTTCTGTGAAGATTACTTCAGAGCAATAA
- a CDS encoding site-2 protease family protein, with protein sequence MLNGSESIVTFIIVAAAIAILTLGYNRAKGYGRLGILAWLQSIVLMSPWLLFFGLFAVGIYLNLVGILFLLIASIAVYIWLGRQLRAAGQEAILQQKAAERIEKEAETTEEPAQPPTTSELDNNPSQEILPIPDEDLAQLKAIFGIDTFFATETIPYQDGAIFKGNLRGEPDIAHSKMNQKLEGIFQDKYRLFLVESPEEKPVVVILPKTNDPDTTTLAQKNLALVLFVGTILTSLEAASLLQGFDLFSDFGRYSEAIPLSLGLWAVLIAHEIGHRVVANRYNIRLSIPFFLPTWQIGSFGAITRFESLLPNRTALFDISFAGPATAGIISLVLLVSGLTLSHPGSLFQLPTEFFRGSILVGTLAKVILGSSLEAAVVDINPLVVVGWLGLVITALNLLPAGKLDGGRIVHGIYGRKTARRTTVATLIILGLIALFNPSNPIPLYWAVLILFLQRDLERPVKNELTEPDDTRAAWGLLALFLMLATLIPLSSGLASRIGLGG encoded by the coding sequence ATGTTGAATGGATCAGAATCTATTGTCACTTTTATCATTGTTGCTGCTGCGATCGCCATCCTAACTTTAGGTTATAACAGAGCAAAAGGTTATGGTCGGTTAGGAATTCTCGCTTGGTTACAGTCAATTGTACTGATGAGTCCCTGGCTGTTATTCTTTGGTCTCTTTGCGGTGGGAATATATCTCAATTTAGTAGGCATATTATTTTTATTAATAGCTTCCATTGCCGTTTATATCTGGTTAGGCAGACAGCTTAGAGCGGCAGGACAAGAAGCTATATTGCAGCAAAAAGCGGCAGAAAGAATTGAAAAAGAAGCAGAAACTACGGAAGAGCCAGCTCAACCTCCAACCACTTCAGAATTGGACAATAATCCATCACAGGAAATATTACCGATTCCTGATGAGGATTTGGCGCAATTAAAAGCAATATTTGGCATTGATACCTTTTTTGCTACCGAAACCATACCCTATCAAGATGGAGCAATTTTTAAAGGTAATCTCCGAGGAGAACCAGATATAGCCCACTCCAAAATGAATCAAAAGCTAGAAGGAATTTTCCAAGATAAATATCGTTTATTTCTGGTAGAAAGTCCCGAAGAAAAGCCAGTAGTTGTAATTTTACCCAAGACAAATGACCCGGATACTACTACTCTGGCTCAGAAAAACTTAGCTTTAGTTTTGTTCGTGGGCACAATTCTTACTAGCCTTGAAGCAGCCAGCTTATTACAGGGTTTTGATTTATTTAGTGACTTTGGACGTTATAGTGAGGCTATTCCTCTGAGTCTCGGACTTTGGGCTGTATTAATAGCCCATGAAATTGGTCATCGAGTTGTAGCTAATCGTTACAATATTCGTCTCAGTATTCCCTTCTTTTTACCCACCTGGCAAATTGGCTCTTTTGGGGCAATTACTCGTTTTGAATCTTTGTTACCCAATCGTACAGCTTTATTTGATATTTCTTTTGCAGGACCAGCTACTGCTGGAATTATCTCTTTAGTACTACTGGTCTCTGGTTTGACTTTATCTCACCCCGGCAGTTTGTTTCAATTGCCCACCGAATTTTTTAGAGGCTCAATCTTAGTTGGTACTTTGGCTAAGGTCATTTTAGGTTCGTCTTTAGAAGCGGCGGTAGTCGATATTAATCCTTTGGTGGTAGTTGGATGGTTGGGCTTAGTAATTACGGCATTAAACCTTTTACCTGCAGGCAAATTAGATGGAGGCAGAATTGTTCATGGAATTTACGGTCGTAAAACTGCTCGACGTACTACTGTAGCTACTCTAATTATCTTAGGGTTGATTGCCTTATTTAATCCTAGTAATCCTATTCCACTGTATTGGGCGGTGTTAATTTTATTTCTGCAACGAGATTTAGAACGTCCTGTAAAAAATGAATTAACTGAACCTGATGATACTCGAGCGGCTTGGGGATTGCTGGCACTGTTTTTGATGTTGGCAACTTTGATTCCTCTTAGCTCTGGTTTAGCCAGTCGGATTGGTTTGGGCGGATAA
- the murQ gene encoding N-acetylmuramic acid 6-phosphate etherase, translated as MDNLQSRGHLLTEQINPQSKDLDSLSTLEIVDLFNQEDTKTIEAIAKARIPLAQTIDAVAAALKQNGRLFYVGAGTSGRLGVLDAAECPPTFCTAPELVQGILAGGTAALIKSSEALEDLAPDGQQAIADNQITNLDVVIGITAGGTTPFVHGALQEAKARGATTVAMSCVSAEQVPIDADIDIRLLVGPEILAGSTRLKAGTATKMALNIISTGAMVRYGKVYGNRMIDVAVTNDKLHDRALRIIEDLTELNRQEAGVLLEKSAKKVKLALLMHWTGLDATSGAALLDQHQGDLRSVLSEQ; from the coding sequence ATGGATAATTTACAGTCCAGAGGACATCTGTTAACGGAACAGATTAATCCCCAGAGTAAGGATCTAGATAGTTTATCTACACTAGAAATAGTCGATTTATTTAATCAAGAAGACACCAAAACTATAGAGGCGATCGCTAAGGCTCGTATACCTCTAGCTCAGACTATAGACGCTGTTGCGGCTGCCCTCAAACAAAATGGGAGACTATTTTATGTTGGTGCTGGCACTAGTGGAAGATTAGGTGTTTTGGATGCAGCGGAATGTCCTCCCACCTTTTGTACGGCTCCAGAATTAGTCCAAGGAATTTTAGCAGGTGGTACAGCCGCTCTGATCAAAAGTTCCGAAGCTTTAGAAGATCTTGCCCCAGATGGTCAACAGGCGATCGCTGACAACCAAATAACCAATTTAGACGTAGTAATTGGGATTACTGCAGGGGGAACAACTCCCTTTGTTCATGGAGCATTACAAGAGGCTAAAGCTAGAGGAGCAACAACTGTCGCTATGAGTTGTGTCAGTGCTGAGCAAGTTCCCATTGATGCTGATATTGATATTCGTCTTCTGGTAGGTCCAGAGATTCTCGCTGGTTCAACTAGACTCAAAGCAGGTACTGCGACCAAAATGGCACTAAATATTATTTCGACTGGAGCAATGGTACGTTATGGCAAAGTGTATGGCAATCGGATGATCGATGTGGCAGTGACGAATGATAAATTGCACGATCGCGCTCTACGTATTATTGAAGACTTAACTGAACTGAATCGTCAAGAAGCCGGAGTTTTACTGGAAAAAAGTGCTAAAAAAGTTAAATTGGCTCTCCTGATGCACTGGACAGGTTTAGATGCCACTTCAGGCGCAGCTCTCTTAGATCAACATCAAGGAGATTTACGCTCGGTGCTGTCAGAGCAGTAA
- a CDS encoding DUF3110 domain-containing protein, with product MLVHILLFNAGTDNEGIHTVQIGERNTILMFQAKDDALRYAGLLEAQDFPEATVEAIDSEEVEQFCRQADYEWKIVESGQLEIPPEKNVEELDWEQESEKSVSESEDVEAESMPNEELDRIRRQLEGLL from the coding sequence ATGCTGGTGCACATTTTACTATTCAATGCGGGAACTGATAATGAGGGAATTCATACAGTCCAAATTGGTGAACGCAACACTATCTTAATGTTCCAAGCAAAAGATGATGCATTGCGTTATGCAGGTTTATTAGAAGCTCAAGATTTTCCTGAAGCAACAGTAGAAGCAATTGATTCAGAAGAAGTGGAGCAATTTTGCCGTCAGGCTGATTACGAATGGAAAATAGTTGAGTCCGGACAACTAGAAATCCCTCCCGAAAAAAATGTCGAAGAACTTGACTGGGAGCAAGAGTCAGAAAAATCTGTTTCTGAATCTGAAGATGTAGAGGCCGAATCGATGCCTAATGAAGAGCTTGATCGTATTCGTCGTCAGTTAGAAGGACTGTTATAA
- a CDS encoding DUF2996 domain-containing protein, with translation MAEETNKEQEKAKPAAQKAPAKPAAKAAKAKKPPKLEDKPFSEFIQEHYLPALKEAMAKEGIEDVELSFVEQGVPIKGANPNEPCWQVVGKWQGGTRQFNLYFPDESIKGQKAFSYATYGNSPSTIESFMIDERRVTLELIVMYTVQRLNAQKWLTRN, from the coding sequence ATGGCAGAGGAAACAAATAAGGAACAAGAGAAAGCAAAACCAGCAGCACAAAAGGCTCCTGCTAAACCTGCTGCCAAGGCGGCAAAAGCTAAGAAACCTCCGAAATTAGAAGATAAGCCCTTCAGTGAATTTATTCAAGAGCATTATCTTCCTGCACTCAAGGAGGCAATGGCTAAGGAAGGGATTGAAGACGTAGAGTTGTCATTTGTAGAACAGGGAGTGCCAATTAAGGGAGCAAATCCTAACGAGCCTTGCTGGCAGGTGGTTGGAAAATGGCAGGGTGGAACTCGTCAATTTAATCTTTATTTCCCTGATGAAAGCATTAAGGGTCAGAAAGCTTTTTCCTATGCCACCTATGGTAATAGTCCCAGCACCATCGAATCTTTTATGATTGATGAGAGGAGAGTTACACTAGAATTGATAGTTATGTATACGGTGCAGCGTCTCAACGCCCAGAAGTGGTTAACTAGAAACTAA
- a CDS encoding RNA-guided endonuclease TnpB family protein, with translation MILNYRYRIYPDNEQVELLDEWLETCRVSYNYALRELKDWIASRKCSLDRCSLESEYMMAADYPFPSYHQQQNNLPKAKKKFSRLQAVPSQVLQTNIRRLHDSWDSFQARGYGFPRFKKYGQMKSMLFPQFKTNPVSDWQIQLPKLGKVQINLHRPIPEGFVIKQVRVLKKAIGWFAVVAIESDIELPSPVPHGHAIGVDVGLLSYVATSDGYIEKRPKFFKTAYRRLKVLQKRLSRKKKRGKNYEKAQLKVAKQHNYIAFRRSDYQFQLAHKLCDMADTIYVEDCDFRIMAKGMLGKHTIDAGWGKLRDILEYVAQKRDVFVGRVDHRGTSQVCPNCRSEVRKDLRVRLSECHECNYVVNRDIASGQEICNRGRETYRGTPEKQEIGSQVVLSGNLVVDKWRNLSLDSRGARSISDNGSPHCNNFRAKAIK, from the coding sequence ATGATTCTCAACTATCGCTATCGCATCTATCCTGATAATGAACAAGTTGAGCTACTCGATGAGTGGCTGGAAACTTGCCGTGTCAGCTATAACTATGCTCTCAGAGAACTAAAAGATTGGATAGCCAGTCGAAAATGTTCTCTCGATAGGTGTAGTTTAGAATCAGAATATATGATGGCTGCGGATTATCCGTTCCCTAGCTACCACCAACAGCAAAACAACTTACCAAAAGCCAAGAAGAAATTTTCACGACTCCAAGCTGTACCGTCACAAGTATTGCAAACCAATATTAGACGATTGCATGATAGTTGGGATTCATTCCAAGCTAGAGGTTATGGCTTCCCACGCTTTAAGAAGTATGGACAAATGAAGTCAATGTTGTTTCCTCAGTTCAAAACCAACCCAGTGAGTGATTGGCAAATTCAACTACCTAAATTAGGAAAAGTACAAATCAACCTACATAGACCAATCCCTGAAGGTTTTGTTATCAAGCAAGTCAGAGTACTGAAAAAGGCAATAGGTTGGTTTGCAGTGGTAGCGATAGAATCAGATATTGAGCTTCCTAGTCCCGTACCTCATGGTCACGCAATCGGTGTTGATGTCGGCTTGTTGTCCTACGTGGCAACAAGCGATGGATATATAGAGAAGCGACCCAAGTTTTTCAAGACAGCCTATCGTCGGCTGAAAGTGCTACAAAAGCGTCTGTCAAGAAAAAAGAAACGAGGGAAAAACTATGAAAAAGCTCAACTAAAAGTAGCTAAACAACATAACTATATAGCATTCAGGCGATCTGACTATCAGTTCCAACTTGCCCATAAACTGTGTGATATGGCAGATACAATCTACGTTGAAGATTGTGACTTTCGTATTATGGCGAAAGGGATGTTAGGTAAGCATACGATAGACGCTGGTTGGGGAAAATTGCGAGACATATTAGAATATGTAGCCCAGAAACGAGATGTCTTTGTCGGTCGGGTTGATCATCGTGGCACTAGCCAGGTTTGCCCTAATTGTCGCTCTGAAGTCAGAAAGGATCTAAGGGTTCGACTAAGTGAGTGTCATGAATGTAATTATGTTGTCAACAGGGATATTGCCTCTGGTCAGGAAATCTGTAACCGAGGTAGAGAAACGTATCGGGGGACTCCCGAAAAGCAAGAAATTGGCTCTCAAGTCGTACTGTCGGGCAACTTGGTTGTAGATAAGTGGCGCAACCTATCTTTGGATAGTAGGGGAGCAAGATCCATTAGCGATAATGGAAGCCCACACTGTAATAATTTTAGAGCGAAAGCGATAAAATAA
- a CDS encoding tetratricopeptide repeat protein, whose amino-acid sequence MNQAVAEYLKLAQEKINQNKWQEAQVNFQKAIQIQPNRWDLYFNLGAVFLKQQQYQEAAKYFQQAILIKPEHDKSYNNLGTALLKLEQTDNAVKAFSQAVALNQQEPQFYYNLGEALVQQGLIDRALICFRQAVKLDPQDHQLQFRLGKSFRNQGLNQEAITCFCRAIELNPTYSPAYISLRYVDLKLELCNRLISFYRQILVKHPNLSDALTNLAEVLTYQGNLAEAISISRRAIYIKTVNNHPDLAQANWSVKKKQAPDFIIIGAGKCGTTSLYNYLGYHPQVLLPNKKELRFFDKNFAYGYEWYLAQFPAISDRRDLITGEASPSYFFLPHVAQRIRDFAPDIKLIVMLRNPVERSISDYYQNKKTGRNHQSLLEVIKRETERFKQKTELELSYHGGPLLQSLYYYKLKRWLKIFPKEQLLIIKSENFFNNTAQSMQQVFEFLNLSNIAIDNYQTYNIGSYSQVGEDIQEQLSNFFEPHNKRLEEYLEIIFNW is encoded by the coding sequence ATGAATCAAGCTGTTGCAGAATATCTCAAGTTAGCACAAGAAAAGATAAATCAAAATAAATGGCAAGAAGCTCAAGTAAATTTTCAGAAAGCAATTCAAATACAACCTAATCGTTGGGATCTTTATTTTAATTTAGGAGCAGTTTTTCTAAAGCAGCAACAATATCAGGAAGCAGCAAAATACTTTCAGCAGGCTATTCTGATAAAACCAGAGCATGATAAATCTTATAATAATTTAGGTACAGCATTATTAAAATTAGAACAAACTGATAATGCGGTTAAAGCTTTTTCTCAAGCAGTAGCTCTTAATCAGCAGGAGCCACAGTTTTATTACAATTTGGGCGAGGCGTTAGTTCAACAAGGTTTAATTGATCGAGCTCTTATCTGTTTTCGGCAGGCAGTTAAATTAGACCCTCAAGATCATCAATTACAATTCCGTTTAGGTAAGTCTTTCAGAAATCAAGGTTTAAATCAAGAAGCAATCACTTGTTTTTGTCGAGCGATTGAACTTAATCCTACTTACTCTCCAGCTTATATATCTCTGAGATATGTAGATCTCAAATTAGAATTATGTAATCGCTTAATTAGTTTCTATCGACAAATATTAGTTAAGCATCCTAATTTATCTGATGCCTTGACTAATTTAGCTGAAGTTTTAACCTATCAAGGTAATTTGGCAGAAGCGATCTCCATCTCTCGTCGAGCAATTTATATTAAAACTGTTAACAATCACCCCGATCTTGCTCAAGCTAATTGGTCAGTTAAGAAAAAACAAGCCCCAGATTTTATAATTATTGGTGCCGGGAAATGTGGGACTACTTCTTTATATAACTATCTAGGCTATCATCCCCAAGTATTATTACCTAATAAAAAAGAGCTACGTTTTTTTGATAAAAACTTTGCTTACGGCTATGAATGGTATTTAGCTCAATTTCCTGCCATTAGCGATCGCCGCGATCTCATAACAGGAGAAGCTTCACCTAGCTATTTCTTTTTGCCTCACGTTGCGCAAAGAATTCGAGATTTTGCTCCAGATATTAAATTAATTGTGATGCTTCGCAATCCTGTAGAGCGATCTATCTCTGACTATTATCAAAATAAAAAAACAGGGCGTAATCACCAGTCATTACTGGAAGTAATCAAGAGAGAAACAGAAAGATTTAAGCAGAAAACTGAATTAGAATTGTCTTACCACGGAGGTCCTTTATTACAGAGCCTTTATTACTATAAATTAAAACGTTGGCTGAAGATATTTCCCAAAGAGCAGTTATTGATTATCAAAAGTGAGAATTTCTTCAATAATACAGCTCAATCAATGCAGCAAGTATTTGAGTTTTTGAATTTATCTAATATAGCCATAGATAATTATCAAACATATAATATTGGGTCATATTCTCAAGTTGGAGAAGATATTCAAGAGCAATTAAGTAACTTTTTTGAGCCCCACAATAAGCGATTAGAAGAGTATTTGGAAATAATTTTTAATTGGTAG
- a CDS encoding glycosyltransferase, with protein sequence MTTNKIKTQTIKPQLATLFLLGIVLLGGLIVLSWAIGFRVIEDIFAYLNLLQEQPPMWVEAPMVMSRFLLLPSIVIFILVLAITKVSPKPRAWSRFVVVAILLILTVHYIQWRSLSTLNLSNPLDGTFSITLFVLEMFVLFSNSLQLFLMLKVKNRQREVDILSTSVLDGTFQPQVDIFIPTYDEPEFILRRTVIGCQAINYEPKTVYLLDDTRRPQIAQLAAELGCKYLTRPNNDHAKAGNINHAILLTDGEFIAIFDADFIPTQNFLQRTLGFFQDENLALVQTPQSFYNTDPIARNLGLEDILTPEEEVFYRQLQPIKDGAGSVVCSGTSFVVRRQALESIGGFVTDSLSEDYFTGIRLSAQGYRLAYIDEKLSAGLAAENIAAHATQRLRWARGTLQAFFIKSNPLTIPGLNPLQRLAHLEGLLHWFTSIASVFFLLMPLAYAFLNIIPIRATTDEFLFFFLPYYVTQLTVFSWLNYRSRSAILSGIYGLVLAFPLAATVIQVMLNPFSTGFKVTPKGTKSDRFSFNWKLAFPLLILFVFTAISLWSNLCACALAAMHDSPEMAEKMRGLNLGWIWSTYNLVSIGAALLILLDVPKPDLNEWFNLRRLVKLELKLVNGEPKTFWGVTTRISQTGADISLTQTGIDKLIPGETIPVNISILEENITLSGEITAAEISEDFHNVRVSFTTLNLEQERKLVALLFCRPGQWKRKNTPGELHSLWLLFKILLRPKVLFERNPKINAINVAQISLSL encoded by the coding sequence ATGACTACTAATAAAATCAAAACCCAAACTATTAAACCACAATTAGCTACTTTATTTTTGTTGGGAATTGTCTTGCTTGGAGGATTAATTGTTCTCTCTTGGGCAATTGGTTTCAGAGTAATTGAAGATATTTTTGCTTACTTAAATCTGCTGCAGGAACAGCCCCCTATGTGGGTAGAAGCACCAATGGTTATGAGTAGGTTTTTACTATTGCCATCAATTGTAATATTTATTTTAGTATTGGCAATTACCAAAGTTTCTCCTAAACCGCGAGCTTGGTCAAGATTTGTAGTTGTAGCAATTTTATTAATTTTAACTGTTCATTATATTCAATGGCGATCGCTTTCTACTTTGAATCTTAGTAATCCTTTAGATGGAACATTTAGTATTACTCTATTTGTTCTGGAAATGTTTGTTCTCTTTAGCAATAGTCTTCAGTTATTTCTAATGCTAAAAGTTAAAAATCGACAGCGAGAAGTAGATATCTTATCAACATCAGTACTTGACGGCACTTTTCAACCACAAGTAGATATTTTCATTCCTACTTATGATGAGCCAGAATTTATTTTACGTCGGACTGTTATTGGTTGTCAGGCAATTAACTATGAACCAAAAACAGTTTATCTACTTGACGATACGAGAAGACCTCAGATTGCTCAGTTAGCAGCTGAATTAGGTTGTAAATATCTGACTCGTCCTAATAATGATCATGCTAAGGCAGGTAATATTAATCATGCTATTCTTTTAACTGACGGTGAATTCATTGCTATTTTTGATGCTGACTTTATCCCCACTCAAAATTTTCTCCAACGTACTTTAGGCTTTTTCCAAGATGAAAATCTGGCTTTAGTCCAAACTCCCCAAAGTTTTTACAATACTGATCCTATTGCTCGAAATCTTGGTTTAGAGGATATTTTAACTCCCGAAGAAGAAGTATTTTATCGTCAACTACAGCCAATTAAAGATGGGGCAGGAAGTGTAGTTTGTTCTGGTACTTCATTTGTCGTGCGTCGCCAAGCCCTAGAATCTATTGGCGGTTTTGTGACCGATTCTTTAAGCGAAGATTACTTTACAGGAATACGTTTATCTGCCCAAGGTTATCGTCTTGCCTATATTGATGAAAAACTTAGTGCTGGTTTGGCAGCAGAGAATATTGCTGCTCATGCAACTCAGAGATTACGGTGGGCGAGGGGAACTTTACAAGCTTTTTTTATTAAATCTAATCCTTTAACTATTCCTGGTTTAAATCCCTTGCAAAGACTAGCTCATTTAGAAGGTCTGCTACATTGGTTTACCAGTATCGCTAGTGTATTTTTCCTCTTAATGCCTTTAGCTTATGCTTTTTTAAATATCATTCCGATTCGAGCCACTACTGATGAATTTCTCTTTTTCTTTTTACCTTATTATGTGACTCAGCTAACAGTCTTTTCTTGGCTTAATTATCGATCGCGCTCGGCTATTTTATCTGGAATCTATGGTTTGGTCTTGGCTTTTCCTCTGGCAGCAACGGTAATTCAAGTTATGCTTAATCCTTTTTCTACTGGGTTTAAGGTTACGCCCAAAGGTACCAAAAGCGATCGCTTTTCTTTTAATTGGAAATTAGCTTTTCCTTTACTAATTCTCTTTGTATTTACTGCCATTAGTTTATGGTCAAATTTATGTGCTTGTGCCTTAGCTGCAATGCACGACTCCCCTGAAATGGCTGAAAAAATGAGAGGGTTAAACTTAGGTTGGATTTGGAGTACTTATAATTTAGTATCTATTGGGGCGGCATTGCTCATTTTACTAGACGTTCCCAAGCCGGATCTTAATGAATGGTTTAATTTACGACGACTAGTTAAATTAGAGTTGAAACTAGTAAATGGCGAACCCAAAACCTTTTGGGGGGTAACTACTCGTATTTCGCAAACGGGAGCAGATATATCTTTAACCCAAACAGGAATAGACAAATTAATTCCAGGTGAAACTATACCGGTAAACATATCAATTTTAGAAGAGAATATTACTCTGTCAGGGGAAATTACTGCTGCGGAAATCAGTGAGGATTTCCATAATGTTCGGGTGAGTTTTACAACTCTAAATTTAGAACAAGAAAGAAAACTGGTTGCTCTTTTATTTTGCCGTCCTGGACAATGGAAAAGAAAAAATACTCCAGGAGAGTTGCATTCTCTTTGGTTACTATTCAAAATCCTGTTAAGACCTAAGGTATTATTTGAACGCAATCCTAAAATCAACGCCATTAATGTGGCTCAAATCTCTTTGTCGCTCTAA
- a CDS encoding type II toxin-antitoxin system HicB family antitoxin, translated as MNDNYSIVIQWSEKDECFVASLPEWGNCNTQGTSYEQALENAQKVLASLVESSVSQGESLPEPNTFTISSLVT; from the coding sequence ATGAATGATAATTACTCAATAGTTATTCAGTGGTCTGAAAAAGATGAATGTTTTGTTGCTAGTCTTCCAGAGTGGGGAAATTGTAATACCCAGGGAACGTCTTATGAACAGGCATTAGAAAACGCCCAGAAAGTTTTGGCATCATTGGTTGAATCATCTGTATCTCAAGGAGAATCTTTACCAGAACCTAATACTTTTACAATATCTTCACTAGTTACTTAG
- a CDS encoding serine/threonine-protein kinase, whose translation MSENLVGKKLRERYDLQKNLGSGGFGTIYLAKDTTTAIGGTYVVKHFSPSYTNEAQLVTGMRLFRQEAASLQKLGKHSQIPNIIDFFEEDNNFFLIQEFIEGQNLDQELAEVKYFDQSQTIKLLTDTLEVLKFIHQAGYIHRDIKPSNLIRNRFDNRFFVIDFGAVKEKINPQNIGVQGELVLTVGILSPGYTPDEQLHGRPEFCSDIYALGMVAIQALTGVHPRILLRNINLDLMWRDHLQLHLDYHPHFLDVIERMVKQKWQQRYQSAISVLEDLNKMNLLQISVSAIPTKQPTLSAVSDIQVQETSFSPIQFSKNSNLIKYLSGSGILVLIAIPLFLLLSNSRLGKFITYENKFIKVDYPQGWSRVDQSNFLNTSVSFISPHESSSDRFRERVTVVMKNSSRPLSLTQYTNQAVAQIESLSNFILAPPRPTNLGRSEAKYVIYQGKDKNIDVKRHEVWTVNYDQIYSIIYTAEPDRFNKFLPRAEKIIESLEIKN comes from the coding sequence ATGTCTGAAAACCTTGTCGGCAAGAAGCTTAGAGAACGCTACGATCTTCAAAAAAACCTTGGTAGCGGTGGTTTTGGCACTATCTATTTAGCTAAAGATACAACTACTGCCATTGGTGGTACGTATGTTGTCAAGCATTTTTCACCTAGCTATACTAATGAAGCTCAGTTAGTTACAGGAATGCGCTTGTTTAGACAAGAGGCTGCCAGTTTACAAAAGTTAGGTAAGCATTCTCAAATTCCTAACATTATTGACTTCTTTGAAGAAGATAATAATTTTTTTCTAATTCAAGAATTTATCGAAGGTCAAAACTTAGATCAAGAATTAGCTGAAGTTAAATATTTTGATCAATCTCAAACAATAAAGTTATTAACTGATACTTTAGAAGTTCTCAAATTTATTCATCAAGCAGGATATATCCATCGAGATATAAAACCTTCTAATTTAATCAGAAATCGTTTTGATAATCGATTTTTTGTGATTGATTTTGGTGCTGTTAAAGAGAAAATAAATCCCCAAAATATTGGTGTTCAAGGAGAGCTTGTTCTTACTGTGGGTATCTTGAGTCCAGGTTATACTCCCGATGAACAATTACATGGTAGACCAGAATTTTGTAGTGATATCTATGCTTTGGGAATGGTTGCAATTCAGGCTTTAACTGGAGTGCATCCCCGCATCTTACTAAGAAATATCAACTTAGATTTAATGTGGCGCGATCACCTTCAACTTCATCTTGATTATCATCCCCATTTTTTAGATGTAATTGAGAGAATGGTCAAGCAAAAATGGCAACAACGCTATCAATCTGCTATTTCCGTTTTAGAAGATCTGAATAAAATGAATCTTCTTCAGATTTCTGTTTCTGCAATACCGACCAAACAGCCAACATTATCAGCAGTATCTGATATCCAGGTACAAGAAACATCATTTAGTCCAATTCAATTTTCCAAAAATTCAAATTTAATTAAATATTTATCTGGTTCAGGAATACTTGTATTAATTGCTATTCCGTTATTTTTACTGCTTAGTAATTCACGACTCGGTAAATTTATTACTTACGAAAATAAATTTATTAAAGTTGACTATCCTCAAGGATGGTCAAGAGTAGATCAAAGCAATTTTTTGAATACCAGTGTTAGTTTTATTTCCCCTCATGAAAGTAGTTCAGATAGATTTCGAGAAAGAGTAACTGTAGTCATGAAAAATTCATCAAGACCTTTATCTTTAACTCAGTATACAAACCAGGCAGTAGCCCAAATAGAAAGTTTATCTAACTTTATTCTGGCACCACCCAGACCAACAAACTTAGGACGTAGTGAAGCGAAATACGTAATTTATCAGGGAAAAGATAAAAATATAGATGTTAAGAGGCATGAGGTTTGGACAGTAAATTATGATCAAATATATAGCATCATTTATACTGCTGAACCTGATAGGTTTAATAAGTTCTTACCCAGAGCTGAAAAGATAATTGAATCTCTAGAAATTAAGAATTAA